The DNA segment TTGCAGGTGCTCCTCGATCTCGGCGGGGTTCACCAGGAAGCCGCCCAGGCGCAGCACGTCGCCCATGCGGCCGAGGAACTCGAACGCGCCGTCCGGCTCCAGGCGGGCCAGGTCGCCGGTGCGGAAGAAGCCGTCCGCCGTGAAGGCCGCCGCACTGGCCTCGGGGTTGCCCTCGTAGCGGGCGAAGAGGCTGGGGCCGGCCACTTCGAGGGCGCCGGTCTCGCCAATTGGCAGGGTCTCGCCCGTATCCGGGTCGGTGACGCGCACGCGGGCCTCGGGCGACACCGGGGTGCCGCCGCCCTTCTTGCGCTCGGCGACGGGCGCGGCGAGCGGCCGGACGCTGTAGAGCGCCATGCATTCGCTCATGCCGTAAAGGCCGCGCAGGGTGATGCCGCGCGTGTCGGCGCGCTCGGCGATGTCCGCCAGCGCGGTGTTGAAGGCGGCGTGGCCGATGAAGTTCAGGCTGGGAAAGTCCTGCCCGGTGTCCAGCAGGCGCTGGACCATGTCGTCGCTGGCGAACAGGCTGTCCACCTCCCATTGCCGGATCAGGCCGGCGGCGCGCTCGCCATCCCATTTGGCCAGCATCACCAGCCGCCCGCCCGACGCCAGCACGGCCATGGCCTGGGCGAAGCCGAACACGCCGCACAGCGGCAGCGCCTGCAGCGACACGGTGCGCGGCCCGAAGCCGAAGGCGGCGGCCACGTCCTGCGCGTGATGGGCGATGGCGTGCTGGGGCTGGACCACGATCTTGGGCGCGCTGGTGGTGCCCGAGGTGGTGAAGGTAACGCAATCGGCGTCCGGCATGGCCAGCGTGCCTTCATAGGTGTCGGCCGCCAGCAGGCTCTCCAGCGGAATGCGCGGCGCGTTTTCCCAGCCGCCGGCCCGCACCGCGCCGCCGCCGACCTCGATCAGCGCCTCGAGGCGCGGCAGGCTGGTCGCGTCGATCGCGGTCATCACGGCGTCGCTGGCCAGGCCGCCGAAATCGGGCCACAGCGCCAGCGCCCGCGCGCCGCTGCGCCGGACGATGTCGCTCACCTCGCCGGGGCCGAACCGCGTGTTCACCGCCACGGCGGCGACGCCGAGCCGGGCGCAGGCGATCAGCAGCACCACATAGGCGGGCACGTTGGGCAGCCAGAACGCGATGCGGTCGCCGGGGCCGAAGCCCCGCGCCTTCAGGCCGCCGGCGACGTGCTCGGCCTGCTTCATCATCTGGCGATAGGTGATAAGCTCGTCGTCCCATACCAGGGCGACGGCGTCGGGATGCCGTTCACAGGCGGCGTCGAACAGATCGGGGAGGGTCTTCCATCGTGTCATCCACAATAGTTAGCGACCGCATGCAGCGGACAACAAGGGGAGAGATCATGCTGCTCGAAGGAAAAGTCGCCATCGTCACCGGCGCGGCGTCCGGCATCGGCCGGGCGAGCGCCCAGCTCTTCGCCGAACACGGCGCCAAGGTGCTGGCCGTCGACCTGCCGGGCCACGGCCTGGTCGACGCGCACCGGGAGTTCGACGACATCATCGAGCTGGAACACGACATCACCGACGCCGACGCGCCCGAGAAGATCGTCGATACCGCCATCGCGACCTGGGGCCGGCTCGACATCCTGTTCAACAATGCGGGCGTGTCCGGCCGCTACAACACGGCCGACATGTCGGACGAGCACTGGAACAAGGTGATGGGGGTCAACGTCACCGCCCAGTTCCGCCTGTCCCGGGCGGCGATCCCGCATCTGCGCGAGTCGGGCGCTGGCCGCATCATCAACACGGCCTCGGTGATGGCGCAGGGCACGGATTTCGGCCTGTCGGCCTATTGCGCGTCGAAGGCGGGCGTCGCCGGACTGACCCGGACGATCGCGCTCGAGGAAGGCCGCCATGGCATCACCGCCAACTATATCGAACCGGGCGCCATCGCGACGGGGATGACCAAGGCCATGACCGAGGACGAGACGGTCGCCGCCATCTGGGCGAAGAAATCGCCGCTCA comes from the Iodidimonas sp. SYSU 1G8 genome and includes:
- a CDS encoding AMP-binding protein, yielding MTRWKTLPDLFDAACERHPDAVALVWDDELITYRQMMKQAEHVAGGLKARGFGPGDRIAFWLPNVPAYVVLLIACARLGVAAVAVNTRFGPGEVSDIVRRSGARALALWPDFGGLASDAVMTAIDATSLPRLEALIEVGGGAVRAGGWENAPRIPLESLLAADTYEGTLAMPDADCVTFTTSGTTSAPKIVVQPQHAIAHHAQDVAAAFGFGPRTVSLQALPLCGVFGFAQAMAVLASGGRLVMLAKWDGERAAGLIRQWEVDSLFASDDMVQRLLDTGQDFPSLNFIGHAAFNTALADIAERADTRGITLRGLYGMSECMALYSVRPLAAPVAERKKGGGTPVSPEARVRVTDPDTGETLPIGETGALEVAGPSLFARYEGNPEASAAAFTADGFFRTGDLARLEPDGAFEFLGRMGDVLRLGGFLVNPAEIEEHLQAHPSVRAAQVVAIGTAQGMRPVAFIIPADGQTLDDAALLAHCAPLARYKQPVRFIGIEAFPVTESANGVKIRRTELRRMAESELPPDKGPEPPQVVAVSRQREHKFSKANVAEISLVAGLGVEGDAHQGAAVKHRSRVAANPDQPNLRQVHLIHQELLEELHRGGFDVRPGAMGENITTQGIALLDLPRGTRLLLGETAIIEITGLRNPCAQLDKHRSGLMKALLDRTPDGTLIRKAGIMAIVIEGGVVKPGDPIRIDLPPPPHQRLEPV
- a CDS encoding SDR family NAD(P)-dependent oxidoreductase, producing MLLEGKVAIVTGAASGIGRASAQLFAEHGAKVLAVDLPGHGLVDAHREFDDIIELEHDITDADAPEKIVDTAIATWGRLDILFNNAGVSGRYNTADMSDEHWNKVMGVNVTAQFRLSRAAIPHLRESGAGRIINTASVMAQGTDFGLSAYCASKAGVAGLTRTIALEEGRHGITANYIEPGAIATGMTKAMTEDETVAAIWAKKSPLKRLGQPIDIAKGALFLASDLGGFVTGHGLRVDGGLMLRV